gtgttgtctGTTTCCTCTTTGCTCACATGTGCCTTGCTCTGGCAGTTGCTGATTTATTCCTTTGCAGGTCTATTAGGAAATGTTGAAAAACATAAGTAGTGTCACAGACATAGGGCTGTGACAAAATGTAGCACAATTGGCATTTTCCCCATAGAAGAGAATTAGTAAAGTGATACAAGTTAAATATGAGCGACTTCTGGTAGCACGTTTGGCTTTGCAGTCTTTAATAAGAAGGTATCTAATTATCATTAAACAGAAATTCCAACACCTTGAaggatttaaaaatgaagaCTTTCAGTTTAATCTGCAACAGGTTAATAATGAGTAAATTCGAGACCTTGGAGGAAAGACGGAGATGgacattttttcatcttttgttcAGAGCAACAGTCTCtcttaaggctcatttaaggtactgACGAGTCTGACTGACGAgtacacaagtataaatggctcagcGTAGGCTATGTATGTCCTACTTTAAAAGAGCCTTAAACCGCCTCTTAGTTGTTTAAAAAGTTACTATGTTTGTTGTTCATCTTTCATGGTCTACAATGTGTTTCAGTGGTTTCCTCAACATTGTCCTCTCATCACATAAgcgaaaaataaaacactggtttgcttttttaataGCATTAAAACCAACATAGCATCATATTGAGCATAAAGAGAACCACTGTTATTCATCATGTTGAGTGCTATAAAAGCTTCTTTCACTGAATGAACTCAGATATTGAAAACTGTCTTCAAGACTCTAGTATTGGTTTTAAGAGCTATTAAGCTTGTTTACTCACACATTCAATTTTAAATGGCAACAACCAACAGGCATTGGTTGTAGCATTTGTATCAGTTATTAGATTGCTCAGTCACCAGCTGTCTTGCGTACAGCAGTGTAATTCCAGTTTTTGCTCCTGTGTGCTCCTCATAGATCAGACACTGGTGCTACAGTAACTGCTGGTGTTGTAGCCTCATGTCTGACTCCGACTcacttttcctccttttaaGGCCTGTGTGCAGACAGTCTTACTCTAATTTTGCATGTGTTTAAACTGCATAGAATGTGCAGTTCTGCACTCAAAGCCATACTATGGGTTACAGAATCATTTACACTTTCTTCCCCTCACATACAGTTAATCGCCTGCTTAAAAGGAGCAACCAAACCAACTGCTGTAATTGACACTGTTCAAGTTGCTGATTTATTGTAGCcatatttcttgtttgttttcttgactATTCTGTAACCCTAGTCAGGCATCCTTACTCATTACAGTAAATAGCTTCCTAAAAAACTGTCTTTAATGGCCTTTGAATATTTGCATTCTTTCCTGATTGTAATGCTAATGTGTGCCAGCTTATGTgtaaatatgacattttatagttatgtgagtgtgtgtgctatttaattaattcagttacaattttgaaaacaaaatgcagtgtgTCAAAGTTTTGCTTCTGTTGTAGTATGCTTCTAACATAGGCTTTTGTAAACCTGCTGCTGTCCTGCTGTGTTGCAGCATCGTTTGGTACAGGCTCCATGAGTATGCCAGCTGGATTTGGGAACTCTGCTGCCTACAACTTTCCCACTAGCTTCAGTGGAACATTCCAACAACCCTTTCCTGGTCAGGCTCCTTTCCCTCAACCTCCTGCGTATCCCCAGCAACCCAACGGTGTGTAGATAATGTAGTTGCATTTATATCCTGATAACCTCCAGCTTGCATCTGACAGAGTAATTACTACAtcgtttcatttaaatgtctttaagaaGTTCTGCTTGTTGTATTTAATTTCGTTTTGTTTATCAAATCATTTAACACTAATAGGTGGGGGATTTCCAGCCTTTGGCCAGGCCAAGCCTGTTGTGACTTCTTTTGGGCAGGCGATGGGAGGACCTATGGTCTCGAGCAACCCTTTTCTGGTTAGTATGATGTCTACAGTATATGGTCATTTCATGGAGTAGATATTGGTTTTAAAGTGGACGTGCATGGTGATAATTGGGTCCCCTGACAAAGGTTGTTATCCCATCTCTTCTTTTGGATTTGGTTGTAAAAAACTACTGTGGTTGGGATAAAGCTGGGCTCTGTGATTTTATGCTGAAGCAATAGCTTTCCTTATTTGCTCAAACTATGGCATCAGTAGGTGAACATGTGGCTAACCACGACCGTAAACCTCCTGAGGTATCTACTGCTCACCCAGGACCCAATCCCACTTGGGAAATACAGTAGCTTAGTGTATAATGGCCTGgtgaaatgtttttacagttaGATTTCTATATGGGCTTAAAGAAATGAGATATGGCATGTTAGTTCGTGGGATATCAATAAAACTATAACATGGGGCCTGCTAAattgattttgtttctgttcaccCCCAAGCTTTACACTAAACTAAGCTGACTCTGGCTGCATCTAGCATACAGACACATACGTGGTATCAGTCCACTTGGTTAACTCTCAACAAGAAAATTAGTTCTATtagtgagttttgtttttgtctttctgaccCTCTTCTGAATAagacgtgtttgtgtttccctcTTGGATTCCAGGGTGCCGGTCCACCTGCACAGTACCCAGCAGGAGGCTCTTCAACAAACCCCTTCTTATAGCGATCCATCTTGTCTGCTGCACTACAGGGTCAACAACTGGCGCGCTTGCACCTATTGCACTGTTTTGTTTCACAAGtagctttaaaaacacaatgtttGTAAGGATTTGTATTTTCTATCGCTGTTTGTCACAAATGGAACAATATGCGAGACAGTCGTTGCTGACACTGTCTGTGGCTACAAAACAAAGTGATAGTGTGTGAGGGAGAGGTTGATCCCCTCTTCTCTATTTAACCTGTGAACTGGCCTTGCCTCTACTGAGCCACCATGTATAATCAAACTGGCTGAAAACTAAGTTATTGCGTACAGTATATCTCATTCATTATGCTGcaattctgtacatatttttcttttaggaCATTAGCTTTTGTGCATATCAGTATTTGTATCTAAAACACAAGATTTGGTAAGACAGAACTGTTGCCTGGAAAAGCTAATGGGTACTGCCAGTTACTGTATTTGTAAAAAAccaaactgtttatttgtgcaAGATCCTTTTAGGCAAAATGTTCCCACTTAAGAGAAAAACGCATATTCTGTTGTCAagacatgaaaagaaagagtgaatgCTGCATCAGGGACGGGGCTGGGGATTGATTGCTCTGCCATCCCTTGTCCTGCGTACAGAGGTAAAAACACCTTCGGACAGTCGACCACATCCGAGTGGTTATCAGGAAGACGATGAACTGAAAACCACTTACATTGGGTATTAGAGAATTTTAAgttaatgtgtaaatatatacagtatatatattaaaatgaattttaagTAAGAAGAACTGAGCACTCAtttgtatggatggatggatggatgaaaagTAATATGAAAGTCTTTGCTGCAGTGGTGTCAAAAAACGCTTTTCATTGTTTATTCAGAATCTATGCTCTTCACAGCCTGGGGGGTCATCTTTGTGTGGATGGGTGACCtctttgtcatttctctttGCTCTCCAAACACTAAATAGTCCCCgcagagaaaaaacaacagcaatggTTGAGAAGTAGCTGGCATATATGGTGAACTGCAAAAGAgcacacatttaaaagcttAGAGCACTGAAGAACATACATTGACTAAGACttggtgcaggactgttatcccagaatacatttgttttcacttctgcACATTCTTTGAGACTGGACTTCTTACCTGAGGAATGATGGCCAAACCCAGCCCTGCACTGTCAACCACTACAGAAGTAATAATTGTCTGCAGAGCCAGTGCTCCAAAGTTGTTTGCACCAAAGACAAGTGCGTATCTTTCCATTGACAAGTCGGCTGCAATCTGGTACCTAGGAGCAGTAATGTTTCATTAATgctcttttttcctttgaacAAAACTTGGACTGAATCACGAGGATAAATCTATCCCCTTATATGATGTAACACTCTTACATGGCTATTGTTATCAGCAACAtgtacagacatttaaaaatgatatagCCACTGTAGCAGACCCAGATGCTGCCAGTGAAGGTCATGATGAACAGTGCAGCTGCCCCGAGTCCAGAGAAAGCACCCAGGGCCAGCTCTCCCCACTGCTCCCATCTCACCTCGGTGAAGCCTATACCGTAGGATGTGGCAGCACCTGGAAAACAGTGTAGAATAGTTGTAATGGAGAGTATCAATGACCGTTATAGACAGCTAGTAATTGTTTTGGGGCATTAGTTGTAGTCTGTATTATGCAGCACAAAGGCCTCTGTGATTACGCTTACTCAAGAGGTTGGATGCTGCCTCCACACCTCCGTTGTAAACGCTGAAGTTCTGAGATGGTTGCACATGCTCCCACAGCACCTGCAGGGTACAGTACACAGACGTCTAGTTGAACTGTAGGCTTTATGCTCTGATGTCATATGAAAACTAATTTACTatattaaaaacacagcagtagGAAGTCAGGCCCACCCAAGTGAAACCTCATTCTAGAGATTCAAATGTGATGTTCATTGacatttttgcttttagtttaattgtttaaaattaaactaaactaaaaattaaaatccTGTGCAGATGTTGTATTGAACTCATAATTGTACAAGTTCCATTTTTGTTCTGTAGAAAAACAGGTGTTATTTTTGGCAAAGTGGCTTCTGGTGACTGGGAGACATATTTTCAGTCAGTATTTTGGATTATCCATATGCAATTATGATGACAGAACGAACATACATTTAAACTGATACCTATTGATAAACTGTATCGTGTCTGAGGCACTTGAGGCGCTCCCTGTTTAGGAGGATGCCTACAGCATCTCCTGCATGTCCTGGTCAGTGTGCTGCAACGGCTCTTGAAGTTCCTGGTAACTGCTGCAACACTGCTTCCATTGATTTGCACTACTTCCTGTAAGTTTGTGTCACAATCTCTCACACACTTTCTAATCTGTATGTTTTGAGATGTATTGttattttgagttatttttgaGACAGATGTCAAGTGATATTACACAGGGTGTTCTCAGTTTTGTTGTACAGGATACGTGTGTTGTTTACACTCATCTTTGCCTTCAGAAGAAAATCTGCACTTGATGAATTTGCACAAAAACCAATTAGTTGCAACATGTAGCAGTATAGTGGCCTTGTTAACTTGTCTGAGATCAGCGATGCATTCAATAAATAGCTGTTGGTGTAGAGTAGCGCTAGTAGTGTCTGTTTAGTGGTAAGTGGAATAGTGGATATAATTAGATTTCCTTCAGAGGGCAGTTTCCCTATGGTATACCGGCTCAATACAGGCGATCCCATTACCATGATTGAATACTACTTTTTAACAAGTTTGCATTATAGTTTCAGGTTTTTGTGGAAATTAAACCCACCTGCACGTAGTTTACAGTCTGGTTGTAGCCACACGTGGCCATCGCCCACCACAATGACCAGTATAGCAACTGTCTGGAGGAGTAGCAATGGCGGAAGTCCTTCCAAAGCTGCAGGAGGACCTGACTGCACTTCTCTGACTCTACAGACTCCTCATCCACAGCCACAGACTCTCTTTCATCCAAGTCTTTCTCTGCTGCGATCTCagtttctcctttctcctccctttcATCTCTTACTTCTTCCAGGGAGATGTTTGATCTTGATTGTCTGGTGGCATCCACGGCCTCATCTTCGAGCCCCTTCGTACCTTCCATTCCTTCTTTCATTCCACGGTGTCTTTTGTGAAAGAAGATACTCTGCTGCGGCATTGGCAGGAAGCAGGAGGTGAGGAGGGCGATGGCAGTGAGAACCAGAGTGAAAACTATGATGTTGTTGTAGGACATGAGGTTGAAGCTGATGAGCAGCTGACCCAGCACAGAGCCCGTTGTGTATCCAAGGAGCTGGATGCTGCGGCAGTAGGAGGTGACCTTCCGGTATCGCTTCAGATCCACAACACTGTAATAAACAGTATGTTCAGAATGTCACAAATGTTCCACCAATTCGAAATGTAAACACGCGGCATTTGACAGAGCTTCAGGCTACAGCACGTGACCTGTAGATGTAGGAGAAATAGGCCACATCGCTGGCCGTCACCACCCCATAGAAGAATTGCGTGGCCTGCATAGCTGGCACGCTCTGAGTCCACAGCAGCAGGGCTGTGGTGATGAAGAGGGCAACACACTGGAACACCACTACAGGCTTGTAGCGCAGCCAGTCGGTCATCAGGAACACAGGCACCAGCACGGACAGGTAGGAGTATGTCCACACAGGGAAGATTTGATTGTTAACCTGACAGGGAATCACCATAAGAGAAGTTATGATGTGAAAAGGGCGTTGTTTATAAACCAGGAATATCCAGAAAACCTTAAAGAAAGGCAGTTGGActtgtacattttttatatataccgGGATGACCGAGACCTTTCGCAGCCATAAGGCAGGAACTTTATTGCTTCAAAACCATAAACTAAAGATTGAATCATCATAAAGTTCACTTTGTTTATCTTGATTGTTTTGTAATGACTTAACATGTATGCAATTTAAACTAATGCAGAAAGTTATGCCGTCTACATTGGATTTGTGGGTTTTAGCATCACAGTCTGGCcaaatacatgaaatacatTCTCAACAGTGAGTGCTCTTTTGACTGACTGAAGTATCTTTTTCTGATGAATGGTTTTCTTAAGCCATTAAATGTTTTGCCTTTGCTTCTATACCTGTTCAGTTGTCAGATTCTTGTCCGGCCCTGTCAGGTACGGGAAGAGGAAAGGCTCCAGCGGCTTAACTGTGCTGAAGAATCCATAGATGCACAGCAGAGTGGTTGGATATCTCCAGTCTGACCTCCACCTCTTCACTGCCTCCATGTTCTTCTACTTGTTTcacaagtgtgtttgtgttccttggTGTGCAGGTTGATTCGCCGCCCAAGAGCTTGTCAATCAACAACCCGGTCAAAGAGCAGCAGAGTCTTGTTGACAATGTTGTTTTTGGCGAGTTGCTCGAGAAGTAAAGATAAGTAGTTTTTgcattgtgtttctttaaaaactaataatactGCGCGATTGTCAAGCTAAAGCTGAGATAAATGTGTACAAATGTGAACATGCAAGAAGACAATTCTCTGGATTTTATTACTAGCACTCATCAGTAATAATAGGAGTTTATTGTGCATTTTGACTTCCTCTTTAGATTGTGGAGTTACCAAGTTAAATATTAAGGGGTCATTCAGTAACTAAAAGCCAGTAATACTGTTTATGTATGATCATTTTATTATCCCACAGGAACAAAGTGACGTTGACACAGCTCAGAAGCGTTCAGCAGTGATCTCCTCCACACTAGACTCTTG
This sequence is a window from Mugil cephalus isolate CIBA_MC_2020 chromosome 9, CIBA_Mcephalus_1.1, whole genome shotgun sequence. Protein-coding genes within it:
- the slc19a3a gene encoding thiamine transporter 1, whose translation is MEAVKRWRSDWRYPTTLLCIYGFFSTVKPLEPFLFPYLTGPDKNLTTEQVNNQIFPVWTYSYLSVLVPVFLMTDWLRYKPVVVFQCVALFITTALLLWTQSVPAMQATQFFYGVVTASDVAYFSYIYSVVDLKRYRKVTSYCRSIQLLGYTTGSVLGQLLISFNLMSYNNIIVFTLVLTAIALLTSCFLPMPQQSIFFHKRHRGMKEGMEGTKGLEDEAVDATRQSRSNISLEEVRDEREEKGETEIAAEKDLDERESVAVDEESVESEKCSQVLLQLWKDFRHCYSSRQLLYWSLWWAMATCGYNQTVNYVQVLWEHVQPSQNFSVYNGGVEAASNLLSAATSYGIGFTEVRWEQWGELALGAFSGLGAAALFIMTFTGSIWVCYSGYIIFKCLYMLLITIAMYQIAADLSMERYALVFGANNFGALALQTIITSVVVDSAGLGLAIIPQFTIYASYFSTIAVVFSLRGLFSVWRAKRNDKEVTHPHKDDPPGCEEHRF